From the Lolium rigidum isolate FL_2022 chromosome 2, APGP_CSIRO_Lrig_0.1, whole genome shotgun sequence genome, one window contains:
- the LOC124689677 gene encoding calnexin homolog, with translation MTGARALLLPLLVISALFAQIRASDPICDVFVGWLAVQLFHETFDESFEGSWVVSGKEEYAGVWKHAKSDGHEDYGLLVSEPAKKYAIVKELDNPVTLKDGTVVLQFEVRLQNGLECGGAYIKYIRVQDTGLDTKEFDNGTPYTIMFGPDKCGSTNKVHFILKHKNPKTGEYVEHHLKSPPSVPYDKLSHVYTAILKPDNELRILIDGEEKSKANFLSSDDFEPALIPSKTIPDPDDKKPEDWDERAKIPDPDATKPDDWDEDAPMEIVDEEATKPEGWLDDEPDEIDDPEAAKPEDWDDEEDGEWEAPKIDNPKCEEAPGCGEWKKPMMQNPAYKGKWHAPMIDNPSYKGIWKPQEIPNPEYFELDKPDFDPIAAIGIEIWTMQDGILFDNILIADDEKVATSILEKTWKPKFDVEKEKQKAEEAANAPSEELSEIQKKIFDVLYKIAFIPFLEPYKTKIIELIEKGEKQPNITISIVASVVVVLVSVLFRTLFGGKKAAPAPVKPVAKVSAPAADAAGSSGDKEEKEDEKDDTAAPRRRSRRET, from the exons ATGACGGGAGCGCGCgcgctgctgctgccgctgctggTGATCTCGGCGCTGTTCGCCCAGATCCGCGCCTCCGATCCG ATTTGTGATGTTTTTGTTGGTTGGCTGGCGGTGCAGCTGTTCCACGAGACCTTCGACGAGAGCTTCGAGGGGAGCTGGGTCGTCTCCGGCAAGGAAGAGTACGCAG gtgtttggaagcacgccaAGAGTGATGGCCATGAAGACTATGGCCTCCTTGTTAGCGAGCCTGCCAAGAAATATGCCATAGTCAAAGAGCTTGATAACCCGGTTACTCTGAAAGATGGGACAGTTGTCCTGCAGTTTGAAGTGAGGCTTCAGAATGGCCTTGAGTGTGGAGGTGCTTATATCAAGTACATCCGTGTTCAGGATACCGGATTGGACACCAAGGAATTTGACAATGGTACTCCTTACACAATTATGTTTGGTCCTGACAAGTGTGGTTCCACCAACAAGGTGCATTTCATCCTTAAGCACAAGAACCCCAAGACTGGAGAGTATGTTGAACATCACCTCAAGTCCCCACCTTCTGTCCCATATGACAAGCTCTCTCATGTCTACACGGCTATCTTGAAGCCGGACAACGAGCTGAGAATTTTGATTGATGGGGAGGAGAAGAGCAAAGCAAACTTCCTGTCTTCTGATGATTTCGAGCCAGCACTTATTCCATCAAAGACGATTCCTGACCCTGACGACAAGAAGCCAGAGGACTGGGACGAGAGAGCTAAGATCCCTGATCCAGATGCTACTAAGCCCGATGACTGGGATGAGGATGCCCCAATGGAGATTGTGGATGAGGAGGCCACCAAGCCAGAAGGATGGCTGGATGATGAGCCTGATGAAATTGACGATCCTGAGGCTGCTAAGCCTGAAGACTgggatgatgaggaggatggtGAATGGGAGGCACCAAAGATTGACAACCCCAAGTGCGAAGAGGCACCTGGATGTGGTGAATGGAAGAAGCCAATGATGCAGAACCCTGCCTACAAGGGCAAGTGGCATGCACCCATGATTGATAACCCCAGCTACAAGGGAATCTGGAAGCCCCAAGAAATCCCCAACCCAGAGTACTTTGAGCTTGACAAGCCTGACTTTGATCCAATTGCCGCCATTGGAATTGAGATCTGGACAATGCAGGATGGCATCCTGTTTGACAATATTCTTATTGCCGATGATGAGAAGGTAGCCACCTCTATCCTGGAGAAGACATGGAAGCCCAAGTTTGATGTTGAGAAGGAAAAGCAGAAGGCTGAGGAAGCTGCAAACGCTCCGTCAGAGGAACTTTCTGAAATCCAG AAGAAGATCTTCGACGTTTTGTACAAAATCGCCTTCATTCCGTTCTTGGAACCTTACAAGACCAAGATTATT GAGCTAATTGAGAAGGGAGAGAAGCAGCCCAACATTACGATTTCGATTGTGGCCTCAGTGGTTGTTGTCCTTGTCAGTGTACTCTTCAGAACCCTCTTCGGTGGCAAGAAGGCAGCG CCCGCACCTGTGAAGCCTGTTGCTAAGGTCAGCGCCCCGGCAGCTGATGCAGCTGGAAGCAGcggcgacaaggaggagaaagaggatGAGAAGGATGACACCGCCGCACCACGCCGAAGGTCG